A window of Aerococcus urinae contains these coding sequences:
- a CDS encoding hydroxymethylglutaryl-CoA reductase, degradative: MTQVNLQGFYRLPLEERLARLNELHFISDEEKDYLKNNQGLPLDLADKMVENLIGTYFLPLGLAMNFVINQKDYLVPMAIEEPSVIAAASYAAKMAKAGGGFHSEVLNRQMTGQMVFLGLDQAKQAEIWATYIKDHRDELIQLANQAHPSLSRRGGGVRQLETAYYPKADEPFFVVYMTVDTQEAMGANMMNTMLESLASHIEALSQKDESLPRLEKLMAILSNLATQCLAKATCQIPIEALAKPGQDPKKVAKRISQASQLAQVDPYRATTHNKGIMNGVDALVIASGNDWRAVEAACHAYASQSGQYRGLAQWDYLEDQGLLAGEITLPLALGSVGGSIKIHPAAKVVHHLLDQPSARDLMKIVAALGLAQNLAALRALVIEGIQAGHMSLQARSLAIAVGAQGAEVDQVSQALQKAKHMDRQNAKAILDDLRQ; encoded by the coding sequence ATGACTCAAGTGAATTTACAGGGCTTCTACCGCCTCCCCCTAGAGGAACGCCTGGCCCGCTTAAATGAGCTCCACTTTATTAGTGATGAAGAAAAGGACTATCTCAAGAATAACCAGGGCTTGCCCCTAGACTTGGCAGATAAGATGGTTGAAAATCTCATTGGAACTTATTTCCTACCCCTGGGACTGGCTATGAACTTTGTTATCAACCAAAAAGACTACTTAGTTCCCATGGCAATCGAAGAACCTAGTGTCATCGCAGCAGCCAGTTACGCCGCTAAAATGGCTAAGGCAGGCGGCGGCTTCCATAGCGAGGTCTTGAACCGGCAAATGACAGGGCAAATGGTCTTCTTAGGCTTAGACCAAGCCAAGCAAGCTGAAATCTGGGCCACTTACATCAAAGACCACCGAGACGAACTCATCCAGTTAGCCAACCAGGCCCATCCCAGTCTCAGCCGACGGGGCGGAGGTGTACGCCAGTTAGAAACAGCCTACTATCCCAAGGCAGATGAGCCATTTTTTGTGGTCTATATGACGGTAGATACCCAAGAAGCCATGGGCGCCAATATGATGAATACCATGCTGGAATCCTTAGCCAGTCACATTGAAGCACTTAGTCAAAAGGATGAGTCACTACCCCGTCTAGAAAAATTAATGGCTATTTTAAGCAACTTAGCTACCCAATGTCTGGCTAAGGCCACTTGTCAAATCCCTATTGAGGCATTGGCTAAGCCTGGTCAAGATCCTAAGAAAGTAGCTAAGCGGATTAGTCAAGCTAGCCAACTCGCCCAAGTCGATCCTTACCGGGCCACTACCCACAATAAAGGGATTATGAATGGTGTCGATGCCCTAGTCATCGCTAGCGGTAACGACTGGCGGGCGGTGGAGGCAGCCTGTCACGCCTATGCCAGCCAATCCGGACAATACCGGGGCCTGGCCCAATGGGACTACCTTGAAGATCAGGGCCTATTAGCTGGAGAGATCACCCTCCCCTTGGCCTTAGGAAGTGTCGGTGGATCAATCAAAATTCACCCTGCTGCTAAAGTCGTCCATCATTTACTCGACCAGCCCAGTGCTAGGGACTTAATGAAGATTGTAGCTGCCCTCGGTTTGGCTCAAAACCTAGCAGCACTGAGGGCGCTGGTCATTGAAGGCATCCAAGCGGGGCACATGTCACTACAAGCCCGATCGCTGGCTATCGCTGTAGGTGCCCAGGGCGCTGAAGTCGACCAGGTCAGTCAAGCCTTACAAAAAGCCAAACATATGGATCGGCAAAACGCCAAGGCTATTTTAGATGACCTCCGTCAATAA
- a CDS encoding iron-sulfur cluster biosynthesis family protein produces the protein MKLFFTQKAIQQLQNLDRFHNICLTTSDETGHTSHRAYRSLVLQTNAPTFENFDEVLETHIGQIHVTTQALSILGNDNRIDFDEFRQVFVLLTDDQIVDDNLYCIDH, from the coding sequence ATGAAGTTATTTTTCACCCAGAAAGCCATACAACAGTTACAAAACTTAGATCGTTTCCATAATATTTGCCTAACAACCTCCGATGAAACAGGTCATACCAGCCACAGAGCCTATCGGAGTTTGGTCTTACAAACCAATGCGCCTACTTTTGAAAACTTTGATGAGGTCCTTGAAACGCATATCGGTCAAATCCATGTCACAACACAGGCCCTCAGCATATTAGGCAATGACAACCGGATAGATTTTGATGAATTTCGGCAAGTTTTTGTCCTCTTAACTGACGATCAAATAGTCGATGATAATCTCTATTGCATCGACCATTAA
- a CDS encoding alpha/beta hydrolase produces MFNADYYYLKMKTHYLSLPYSGKKRRVRVLLPKNYQQESASYPVVYMHDGQNVFYSKESFLGYSWKVIPTLKRNPDLAKMIVVGIDNDPQTRSDDYNAWSFENPSDPKARPLGGLGNDFSDFIMKVVKPFIDQTYRTKTDKNHTAMIGSSFGANITAYMGIKYADQIGRLGIFSLAQWIVQEPFDRYLKSQSLDPEQKIYLQVGSKEGDDTDRLFIQGNMAQAYIDASLHYQALLIAGGIPVENIDFNIYVDEEHNEYYWAKHLPDCLRFLSSDW; encoded by the coding sequence ATGTTCAATGCCGATTATTATTATCTAAAAATGAAAACCCACTACTTAAGCTTGCCCTATTCCGGCAAGAAGCGGCGGGTGCGAGTCCTACTCCCTAAAAATTACCAGCAGGAATCCGCGTCCTATCCAGTTGTTTACATGCATGACGGACAAAATGTCTTTTATAGTAAGGAGTCCTTCCTAGGCTATTCCTGGAAGGTCATCCCTACCCTCAAGCGTAATCCCGATTTAGCCAAGATGATTGTGGTCGGGATCGACAATGACCCTCAAACTCGCTCGGATGATTATAATGCTTGGAGCTTTGAAAATCCTAGTGACCCTAAGGCAAGGCCCTTGGGGGGTTTAGGCAATGATTTTAGTGACTTCATTATGAAGGTGGTTAAACCCTTTATCGACCAGACCTATCGGACTAAAACCGATAAAAACCATACGGCCATGATTGGGTCTTCTTTTGGGGCCAATATTACCGCCTATATGGGAATTAAGTATGCCGATCAGATTGGCCGCTTGGGGATTTTTTCCCTAGCCCAATGGATCGTTCAAGAACCCTTTGATCGCTATCTCAAGTCACAAAGCTTAGACCCCGAGCAAAAAATCTACCTCCAAGTCGGCAGCAAAGAAGGCGATGATACCGATCGTCTCTTTATCCAAGGCAATATGGCCCAAGCCTATATCGACGCTTCCCTCCACTACCAAGCTTTGCTTATCGCAGGAGGGATTCCAGTAGAAAATATTGACTTCAACATCTATGTGGATGAAGAGCATAATGAATATTACTGGGCCAAACACCTCCCCGACTGTCTCCGTTTTCTCAGTAGCGACTGGTGA
- the pyrR gene encoding bifunctional pyr operon transcriptional regulator/uracil phosphoribosyltransferase PyrR produces MATEVELLNEAEMKRALTRMSYEILERNHGTANLAIVGIKTRGAIIANRIKDRINQLEEADVFYGELDVRAYRDDLDQEKDQLVKDLSQLDFDVNGKHIFICDDVLMTGRTIRATMDALMDHGRPSKISLVTLIDRGHRELPIRADIVGKNIPTSRQEKIRVKMRELDSKDAVYIIK; encoded by the coding sequence TTGGCAACAGAAGTCGAGCTTCTCAACGAAGCAGAAATGAAGCGCGCCTTAACGCGAATGAGCTATGAGATTTTGGAGCGCAACCATGGTACCGCTAATTTAGCCATCGTAGGGATTAAAACCCGCGGAGCAATTATTGCTAACCGGATTAAGGACCGCATCAACCAGTTAGAAGAGGCTGATGTCTTTTATGGGGAATTGGATGTTCGTGCTTACCGTGATGACCTCGACCAGGAAAAGGATCAGTTGGTCAAAGACTTATCCCAGTTGGACTTTGATGTGAATGGTAAACACATCTTTATCTGTGATGATGTCCTCATGACTGGTCGGACCATTCGGGCGACGATGGATGCCTTGATGGATCATGGGCGTCCAAGCAAGATCTCTTTAGTCACACTTATTGACCGGGGCCACCGGGAATTACCGATTCGTGCTGATATTGTTGGTAAAAACATTCCCACTTCCCGGCAAGAGAAAATTCGGGTGAAGATGCGGGAACTCGACAGTAAGGATGCAGTATATATAATTAAATAG
- the thiT gene encoding energy-coupled thiamine transporter ThiT has translation MGQSKQVRVLLEVAMVAVLAYLLGLLPTTNGVGIGVNLGVIPIYLISLRRGIKSGFAAGFLFGLLQLITGQATILTPFQVFLEYFFAFMLAGLTGLLASRVKKAGLEGDKKGLWIGIFSATFIGMVAQYFIHWYAGYAFWSSYAPEGMNAWWYTTIVNVPTGFFTWLVGALVVALLFNNAPRLLNPED, from the coding sequence ATGGGACAAAGTAAACAAGTAAGAGTTTTATTAGAAGTTGCTATGGTAGCGGTCTTGGCTTATTTATTAGGTCTATTACCGACCACCAATGGAGTAGGTATTGGGGTAAACTTAGGGGTTATTCCCATTTATTTGATCTCTTTAAGACGTGGGATAAAGAGCGGTTTTGCTGCCGGTTTCCTGTTTGGGCTTTTGCAATTAATCACTGGTCAAGCCACCATTCTAACCCCTTTCCAAGTTTTCCTTGAATACTTCTTCGCCTTTATGTTAGCAGGCTTAACGGGACTCTTAGCTAGTCGGGTCAAGAAAGCAGGGCTAGAAGGAGATAAAAAAGGGCTTTGGATCGGTATCTTTTCAGCGACCTTTATTGGGATGGTGGCCCAATACTTTATCCATTGGTATGCCGGCTATGCCTTCTGGTCTTCTTATGCCCCAGAAGGGATGAATGCTTGGTGGTATACGACCATTGTCAATGTACCTACCGGTTTCTTTACCTGGCTAGTAGGGGCTTTAGTGGTGGCTTTATTATTTAATAATGCCCCCAGGCTCTTAAATCCAGAAGATTAA
- a CDS encoding cation:proton antiporter, with amino-acid sequence MFVLRFLLAMLIAYFAGELAKKIKFPAIIGWLIVAMFLGEHGLNLLSPELISTKVYQSLMVLMQILVGSMVGYKLVYRDIKDSISKVFAMGISDLVVTFAVVTGSFALILHLLGLPIIAALLFGGIAIATAPAPPVSVVEQYDCSGPLSDSVPSMTAFNSVMVNIVFFPLVSIIGAVLNESSTSVLGSLLIMILAPILLGGVIGLVAGKLVGKGASKQQSFLIYLFSMLVIYALDNYLNWHVFTETQMMSLLAGIAGSCAFMNVVDPEKVPSLQMDLGPVHSYALMIFIVNLSIHLNPAALFDGGMLMVAYILIRALGKYLGCYLGAKISHAPKVVEKYMGIIMMPHSGVSIMFAGIAAYNLMGVYPELANLLQITISAAALIIEIISLPLAGMVYRKLGEAGKEKEKLARQEDLLPS; translated from the coding sequence GTGTTTGTTCTTCGTTTCTTACTGGCAATGCTTATTGCTTATTTTGCCGGAGAACTGGCTAAGAAAATCAAATTCCCAGCCATCATTGGTTGGTTGATTGTGGCCATGTTTCTCGGAGAGCACGGGCTAAACCTTTTAAGCCCTGAACTAATTTCAACCAAGGTCTATCAATCACTGATGGTACTTATGCAAATTCTAGTGGGGTCGATGGTGGGCTATAAGTTAGTTTACCGTGACATCAAGGATTCCATCAGTAAAGTCTTCGCCATGGGAATATCTGACCTGGTGGTAACCTTTGCAGTGGTGACGGGATCTTTTGCCCTTATTCTTCACCTCTTAGGTCTACCCATCATTGCTGCCTTACTCTTTGGGGGGATCGCTATTGCGACTGCACCGGCACCTCCAGTCTCAGTGGTGGAACAGTATGATTGTTCCGGCCCCTTATCTGATTCAGTGCCATCGATGACGGCTTTTAACTCAGTGATGGTTAACATTGTCTTCTTCCCCCTAGTATCGATTATTGGAGCGGTCTTAAACGAAAGTTCCACTTCCGTCTTGGGCTCATTACTGATTATGATCTTAGCTCCGATTCTCTTGGGTGGGGTAATCGGACTGGTCGCAGGGAAATTAGTAGGAAAAGGCGCTTCCAAACAGCAAAGCTTCCTTATCTATTTGTTCTCCATGCTAGTCATTTATGCCTTAGATAATTATTTGAACTGGCATGTCTTCACTGAAACTCAGATGATGTCCTTATTAGCCGGGATCGCGGGCTCATGCGCCTTTATGAACGTGGTGGATCCTGAGAAAGTACCGAGCTTGCAAATGGATCTCGGCCCAGTTCACTCTTATGCCTTAATGATTTTCATTGTCAACCTATCGATTCACCTGAATCCAGCAGCCCTATTTGACGGTGGCATGCTAATGGTGGCCTATATCTTGATTAGGGCTTTAGGCAAATACTTGGGTTGTTATCTGGGTGCCAAAATCAGTCATGCCCCCAAGGTCGTTGAAAAGTATATGGGAATCATTATGATGCCTCACTCGGGGGTCTCGATTATGTTTGCTGGGATTGCTGCCTATAATTTGATGGGGGTTTACCCTGAGTTAGCTAATCTCTTACAGATCACAATTTCAGCCGCTGCCCTAATCATTGAAATTATTTCTCTCCCCCTAGCCGGCATGGTTTATCGAAAACTCGGCGAAGCGGGCAAGGAGAAAGAAAAATTGGCAAGGCAAGAAGACTTACTGCCTAGCTAA
- a CDS encoding Crp/Fnr family transcriptional regulator, whose protein sequence is MSTSFIDYCLNHEKVINHTRQESYKKGDVIETIGTRITEIGIVDKGLLKTVNYSAEGKELNTTLFFTNSILLEYLYFNENLNYTYDLVVLRATTVTWIPAKLFKAIVFEDSLGMELYVHHLIERGLESQRIISCLNYPTIRERICYWIASKNSLEIGRSDIKPDMELPFTQEIFAKLIKVSRSSLNQELHHMEEEGFFKMTRKALTHINQEKIWDNL, encoded by the coding sequence ATGTCAACATCATTTATTGACTACTGTCTCAACCATGAGAAAGTCATTAATCACACCCGCCAGGAAAGCTATAAAAAGGGCGATGTGATTGAGACCATTGGAACACGGATTACTGAAATTGGCATTGTCGATAAAGGTTTACTCAAAACAGTGAATTATTCGGCAGAGGGTAAGGAATTAAATACCACACTCTTCTTTACCAATTCAATCCTATTGGAATACCTTTATTTTAACGAGAATTTAAACTATACCTATGATTTAGTGGTCTTACGGGCCACTACCGTTACCTGGATACCGGCAAAATTATTTAAAGCCATCGTTTTTGAAGACAGCTTGGGTATGGAACTCTATGTCCACCACTTGATTGAGCGGGGCTTAGAATCCCAGCGGATCATTTCCTGCTTGAACTATCCTACTATTCGTGAACGGATTTGTTACTGGATTGCCTCCAAGAATTCTCTAGAAATTGGGCGGAGCGACATAAAGCCCGACATGGAACTACCCTTCACCCAAGAAATTTTTGCCAAGTTAATCAAGGTCAGCCGGTCCAGTTTAAACCAAGAATTACACCATATGGAAGAAGAGGGCTTCTTTAAAATGACACGGAAGGCCTTAACCCATATTAATCAAGAGAAGATTTGGGATAACCTGTAA
- a CDS encoding thioredoxin family protein, whose amino-acid sequence MIKEYQQGDFKAEIAEGNVLVDFYSKTCGPCKMLSFILEDIDKSHGDDLTILKVSFEENTDIVEEYGVEGYPTLVYFKDGNEITRKAGLQQKPVIEKMLEEE is encoded by the coding sequence ATGATAAAAGAATACCAACAAGGTGATTTTAAAGCTGAAATTGCTGAGGGCAATGTTTTGGTCGATTTCTATTCGAAGACCTGTGGCCCTTGTAAAATGTTAAGTTTTATCTTAGAGGATATCGATAAAAGCCATGGGGATGACCTGACTATTCTTAAAGTGAGTTTTGAAGAAAATACTGACATCGTGGAAGAATATGGCGTCGAAGGCTATCCAACCTTAGTTTATTTTAAAGACGGTAATGAAATTACCCGTAAAGCGGGCTTACAACAAAAACCAGTGATTGAAAAAATGTTAGAGGAGGAATAA
- a CDS encoding aryl-sulfate sulfotransferase, translated as MTETATYTYKEHLIEKQRKAEEAMLEEFHLGDYTLDNPLVKYNAYLINPLSAVVLFKTEEPTAITVRVLGKTEEADIFQTFPVGTEHVLPIVGLYPEYENKVEIYPYQTPSKKHTVTIPVGQVEGTDLVNSIETTPEYMQDNIMFLCPANYALAIAVDYAGDVRLKLDVPMVWDVKVLDNGHLLMSSDRLTSMPYFMSGMYEFSAVGKIYTEYRVPTGFHHDCCVLPNGDIIALTCNHENSTVEDQLVVVDKDTGVVKRTINYIDFLKPGAQKSGSWSEEDWFHNNAVWYDKHTNSLTLSGRHVNAMVNIDFDTEEINWIISDPDGWPEEYHKYLFTPVGDGEFDWQYEQHANLITPDGDVMCFDNHHYGAQDPDKYLTPEESYSRGVRYKIDTETMEIEQVWQYGKERGYEFFSPYICNVVYYNEDHYLIHSGGIAYDGQGNPSKELGPFAMQEDPDAKLESITVEWNHGVKEYELSVRSNYYRAEKFPLYSKKGGEYDLQLGAGRVLGYLGETAQMDYDIPAEEVNEPVPEKVDVRLTDEEDMFTFEAMFEKGQLVMLVLEGEEDTRRYFISTAKGHRGAMCAGTFLPKDDRETRTVVTKYGFDKGDYKVKLIIDDKKYDTGLTIKG; from the coding sequence ATGACAGAAACTGCAACTTATACCTATAAAGAACACTTGATTGAAAAGCAAAGAAAAGCTGAAGAAGCCATGTTAGAGGAGTTTCACTTGGGAGACTATACTCTTGACAATCCTTTAGTGAAATACAATGCCTACCTCATTAACCCTTTATCCGCAGTGGTCCTCTTTAAGACCGAAGAACCTACAGCCATTACTGTTCGCGTCCTAGGTAAGACTGAAGAAGCCGACATCTTCCAAACCTTCCCAGTAGGTACTGAACATGTACTTCCGATTGTGGGACTTTACCCTGAATATGAAAACAAGGTGGAAATCTATCCTTACCAAACTCCTTCCAAGAAACATACCGTAACTATTCCAGTGGGCCAAGTGGAAGGTACCGACCTAGTCAACTCGATTGAAACCACCCCTGAGTACATGCAAGACAACATTATGTTCCTCTGCCCAGCTAACTATGCCTTAGCCATTGCGGTAGACTATGCGGGTGACGTGCGTTTGAAATTAGATGTGCCTATGGTCTGGGACGTTAAGGTGCTAGACAATGGCCACTTGCTCATGTCCAGTGACCGTTTGACCTCTATGCCTTACTTTATGAGTGGGATGTATGAATTCTCAGCAGTAGGTAAGATTTATACCGAATACCGGGTACCTACTGGTTTCCACCACGACTGTTGTGTCTTACCAAATGGCGATATCATTGCCCTAACCTGTAACCATGAAAATAGCACCGTAGAAGACCAATTAGTGGTAGTGGATAAGGATACCGGGGTGGTTAAACGGACCATTAACTATATTGACTTCTTAAAACCTGGCGCTCAAAAATCTGGTTCCTGGTCAGAAGAAGACTGGTTCCATAACAATGCTGTCTGGTATGACAAACATACCAACTCCTTAACCTTATCTGGTCGTCATGTGAATGCTATGGTGAATATTGACTTCGATACCGAAGAAATTAACTGGATTATTTCTGATCCCGATGGCTGGCCAGAAGAATATCATAAATATCTCTTCACTCCAGTGGGTGATGGAGAATTTGACTGGCAATATGAACAACACGCTAACTTGATTACTCCTGATGGCGACGTGATGTGCTTTGACAACCACCACTACGGGGCTCAAGATCCAGACAAGTACTTAACACCAGAAGAATCCTATTCACGTGGGGTCCGTTACAAGATCGATACCGAAACCATGGAAATTGAACAAGTCTGGCAATATGGTAAAGAACGTGGTTACGAATTCTTCTCACCATATATCTGTAATGTGGTTTACTATAATGAAGACCACTACCTCATTCATTCCGGCGGTATTGCTTATGACGGCCAAGGTAATCCATCTAAAGAATTAGGGCCATTTGCTATGCAAGAAGATCCTGATGCTAAATTAGAATCCATTACCGTTGAGTGGAACCATGGCGTTAAGGAATATGAATTAAGCGTGCGTTCTAACTACTACCGGGCTGAGAAATTCCCATTATATTCTAAGAAGGGTGGGGAATATGACTTACAATTAGGCGCTGGACGTGTTCTCGGTTACTTAGGTGAAACCGCGCAAATGGACTATGACATCCCAGCTGAAGAAGTCAATGAACCCGTTCCTGAAAAGGTTGACGTTCGTCTAACCGATGAAGAAGATATGTTTACCTTTGAAGCCATGTTTGAAAAAGGCCAATTGGTCATGTTAGTCCTTGAAGGCGAAGAAGATACCCGTCGTTACTTCATTTCAACCGCTAAGGGGCATCGCGGAGCTATGTGTGCCGGAACCTTCCTACCTAAGGATGACCGCGAAACCCGTACTGTGGTCACCAAATACGGCTTTGATAAGGGAGATTACAAGGTCAAATTAATCATCGATGACAAGAAATATGATACTGGCCTAACCATTAAGGGTTAA